A region from the Natronogracilivirga saccharolytica genome encodes:
- a CDS encoding Gfo/Idh/MocA family protein produces MKNQMNIDRREFIKRSALAGAAFGIVGPYSISRASKSPNDKVVVAVMGGRARAGALADAFAAVESTEVKSVFDVDERPLAEKAAEIEEIQGRKPEYGTDFRKSLDDPDIDALVIGAPDHWHTPATIMALQAGKHVYVEKPASHNPREAELIVQAQKRYDRLVQMGNQQRSGAFTIQAIQEIHDGIIGDAYFGKAFYANARDSIGRGSIASVPDWLDYELWQGPAPRTPYRDNIIHYNWHWFWKWGTGEILNNATHEYDICRWALGVDLPSRVVSAGGRFHYDDDWEFYDTQDVTFEFKENKAINWEGRSANGFPMWDRGRGAVIHGTEGTVLMDRDGYIVYDLDNEEIKREMVDDEVDPLDVVGAGAMTDYHIDNFAKAIREGTPLNSPIDEGQKSVLPLHLGNISQYVGRALNINPENGRIIGDSEAMSKWSREYEPGWEPRI; encoded by the coding sequence ATGAAAAATCAAATGAATATAGATCGTCGTGAGTTTATTAAAAGATCAGCTTTGGCTGGCGCGGCATTCGGAATTGTTGGTCCATACAGCATATCCCGTGCATCTAAAAGCCCAAATGATAAGGTTGTTGTTGCAGTTATGGGAGGCAGGGCTCGTGCCGGTGCACTTGCAGATGCTTTTGCTGCGGTTGAAAGTACCGAAGTAAAATCAGTTTTTGACGTTGATGAACGGCCACTTGCAGAAAAAGCTGCGGAAATTGAAGAAATTCAGGGCAGAAAACCGGAATACGGAACGGATTTTCGAAAATCACTGGATGATCCGGATATTGATGCCTTAGTCATCGGTGCACCTGATCACTGGCATACTCCGGCTACAATAATGGCTTTACAAGCCGGCAAGCATGTTTATGTGGAAAAACCGGCAAGTCACAATCCACGTGAAGCAGAACTTATCGTTCAGGCCCAAAAAAGGTATGATCGTCTGGTTCAGATGGGCAACCAGCAACGCTCCGGGGCTTTCACCATTCAGGCTATTCAGGAGATACATGATGGCATTATTGGGGATGCCTATTTTGGAAAAGCGTTTTATGCTAACGCAAGGGATTCTATCGGACGTGGATCAATTGCATCGGTGCCGGACTGGCTGGATTATGAGTTGTGGCAAGGCCCGGCACCCCGAACCCCGTACAGAGACAATATCATTCATTATAATTGGCATTGGTTTTGGAAATGGGGAACAGGTGAGATATTAAATAACGCAACCCATGAATATGATATTTGCCGTTGGGCTCTTGGGGTGGATCTCCCTTCCCGCGTCGTTTCTGCTGGTGGTCGTTTCCATTATGATGATGATTGGGAGTTTTATGACACTCAGGATGTGACTTTCGAATTCAAGGAAAATAAGGCTATCAACTGGGAAGGTCGTAGCGCTAACGGTTTTCCAATGTGGGATCGAGGACGCGGAGCTGTAATTCATGGAACTGAAGGAACCGTCCTTATGGATCGGGATGGCTATATCGTTTATGATCTCGATAATGAAGAGATCAAAAGAGAAATGGTGGATGATGAAGTGGATCCTCTGGATGTTGTTGGAGCAGGAGCAATGACTGATTATCATATTGACAACTTTGCCAAAGCTATCCGTGAGGGAACACCTCTTAACTCACCGATTGATGAAGGCCAAAAAAGCGTACTTCCTCTACACTTGGGAAATATCTCTCAGTATGTCGGTCGGGCACTGAATATTAATCCCGAAAATGGAAGAATCATTGGTGATTCGGAAGCAATGAGCAAATGGAGCCGGGAATATGAACCTGGCTGGGAACCAAGAATCTGA
- a CDS encoding PmoA family protein, whose product MIPRISLISLWSLVFILLHSIDVRVNAEQKAHALSKADMQNETLEVHVYAGPFNRENSVVSFAFPVDLEEGIYLMSDPNDESVIVQVDHDNTGWFVLENLSAGESIEYVIYLDKKSKDEFKTPSKLGVSHELEEQTVTFVSHENPVLSYFHRFNSPPETLDNRYRRGGYIHPVYSPSGVILSNHLNVEQHPHHSGIWSAWTNTEFDDRTPDFWNVHNNTGRVDVDTLLNLWSGPVHAGFNSLHRFIDMSKKDDPKIIPEDPMVALHEKWDVRVFGLVEAAAANAKKNDTESLDNDLKHDFLMFDLEVTQTTNNDNPLLLPEYHYGGVGFRGHYEWDNPDNVTFLTSEGLGRDGNETRPRWVHIGGKIDNKQVGIAILGHPSNYRFPQPVRIHPEEPFFNYAPTQLGEMSIQPGEPYVAKYRYVTYDGELPPSLIERLWQDYAYPPAVNVTR is encoded by the coding sequence ATGATTCCTAGAATCAGCTTGATTAGCTTATGGTCTCTGGTATTTATTCTATTACATAGCATCGATGTTCGTGTAAATGCCGAACAAAAAGCTCATGCACTTTCAAAAGCGGACATGCAGAATGAAACCTTGGAAGTGCATGTGTATGCAGGACCATTTAATCGAGAAAATTCAGTGGTTTCTTTTGCTTTTCCAGTTGACTTGGAAGAGGGTATATACCTAATGTCTGATCCGAACGATGAGTCTGTCATTGTCCAGGTGGATCATGATAATACCGGATGGTTTGTGTTAGAAAACTTGTCTGCCGGTGAATCCATTGAATACGTGATTTATCTTGATAAAAAATCAAAAGATGAATTCAAAACACCTTCAAAGTTGGGTGTATCTCATGAATTAGAAGAGCAAACAGTTACATTTGTTTCACATGAGAACCCTGTTCTCAGTTACTTTCACAGATTTAATTCTCCACCTGAAACATTGGATAATCGTTACCGACGTGGAGGATATATACATCCTGTATATTCTCCTTCCGGAGTGATATTGAGTAATCATCTTAATGTAGAGCAGCACCCACATCATTCCGGAATTTGGTCCGCATGGACCAATACTGAATTTGATGACAGGACACCTGACTTCTGGAATGTTCATAACAACACCGGCAGGGTCGATGTAGATACTCTCTTGAACTTATGGTCCGGACCTGTTCATGCAGGTTTCAATTCTTTGCATCGTTTTATTGATATGTCAAAAAAGGATGATCCGAAGATCATTCCGGAGGATCCCATGGTTGCTCTACATGAAAAATGGGATGTCAGAGTTTTTGGTCTGGTAGAGGCAGCAGCTGCGAATGCAAAGAAAAATGATACAGAATCATTAGACAATGACCTCAAGCATGATTTTCTTATGTTTGACCTTGAAGTAACCCAAACAACTAATAATGATAATCCACTATTACTGCCTGAGTATCATTATGGAGGTGTTGGTTTTAGAGGACACTATGAATGGGACAATCCTGACAATGTTACTTTTTTAACATCAGAAGGTCTTGGGCGTGATGGAAATGAAACTCGACCGCGATGGGTGCATATAGGCGGAAAAATTGACAATAAACAAGTTGGGATTGCTATTTTGGGGCACCCATCAAATTATCGATTCCCGCAACCCGTGCGCATTCATCCCGAAGAACCTTTTTTTAACTATGCTCCAACCCAATTAGGTGAAATGTCTATTCAGCCTGGAGAACCTTATGTTGCTAAATATCGCTACGTTACATATGACGGAGAGCTGCCCCCAAGTTTAATTGAGCGACTATGGCAAGACTATGCCTATCCTCCGGCAGTTAATGTTACCAGATGA